From a single Dendropsophus ebraccatus isolate aDenEbr1 chromosome 8, aDenEbr1.pat, whole genome shotgun sequence genomic region:
- the LOC138798576 gene encoding interferon-induced protein with tetratricopeptide repeats 5-like, whose protein sequence is MSEISKETLELRLKQLKCHFTWKLLLKDTEPDELEDRLNDQLTFLVTKNKYMVYNLLAYMMHLKGDYPKAIANLEKAEEMIKENNPDGTDHRYLVTYGNYAWVFYYFNQYEESQKYIDKVEQIHEELKDTPGRAEIYGEKAWALLAFTAQHYEESKQCFEKALKLEPEDPEWNSGYATVVYRLEGLNGRKFPASECRSLELLKRAIEKNPNDLVVKALLALKLQVLRKPYIEEDIVQAPSNPYLLRYVAKFYKRAGMVDKALELLKTAIDLTPSSGALHHQTGLCYWKKYLYYKNEFPSKNIDPSIIEKTIFHFEKAVEYKKMFVFAYLDLAKAYREIEDLQKAEETYQAVLALSNLTDEERQKIYYIYGCFKERYMKSESEAIDCYKKSLQINILQNEREKSETALRRIYFNKMKNDFYDDEAFAFLSFVHKTKEERKDAIDKKKP, encoded by the exons ATGAG TGAGATATCAAAGGAAACATTGGAGCTACGTTTAAAACAACTCAAATGTCACTTTACATGGAAACTTCTTTTGAAGGATACTGAACCTGATGAATTAGAAGACAGATTGAATGATCAGCTGACTTTTCTTGTCACCAAGAACAAATACATGGTGTACAATCTACTGGCCTATATGATGCATCTGAAAGGTGACTACCCAAAAGCAATTGCCAATTTGGAGAAAGCAGAAGAAATGATTAAAGAGAACAATCCAGATGGAACTGATCACAGATATTTGGTGACATACGGAAATTATGCTTGGGTGTTCTACTACTTCAACCAGTATGAAGAGTCtcaaaaatatatagataaagtAGAGCAGATTCATGAAGAACTTAAAGATACACCAGGCAGAGCTGAAATCTATGGGGAAAAGGCCTGGGCACTGTTAGCATTTACTGCACAACATTATGAAGAATCAAAACAATGCTTTGAGAAGGCTTTGAAGCTAGAGCCAGAAGATCctgagtggaactccggatatGCAACTGTGGTCTATAGACTGGAAGGTTTAAATGGCAGAAAATTTCCAGCTTCAGAATGCAGATCCCTAGAGCTACTGAAACGGGCAATAGAGAAGAATCCAAATGATCTTGTGGTGAAGGCGCTTCTTGCTTTGAAGCTTCAAGTTCTCAGAAAACCATATATTGAAGAAGACATAGTACAGGCTCCAAGCAATCCTTACTTACTCCGCTATGTAGCAAAGTTTTACAAGAGAGCTGGGATGGTGGATAAGGCATTGGAACTCCTGAAAACTGCTATAGATCTCACCCCAAGCTCTGGAGCTCTACATCACCAAACTGGACTATGTTACTGGAAAAAGTATTTATATTACAAAAATGAGTTTCCATCCAAAAATATAGATCCATCCATCATCGAAAAAACCATCTTTCATTTTGAAAAGGCAGTGGAGTATAAGAAAATGTTTGTGTTTGCATATTTAGACCTAGCAAAAGCATATCGTGAAATAGAGGATCTTCAGAAAGCAGAGGAAACATATCAAGCCGTTTTGGCACTAAGCAATCTTACAGATGAGGAAAGGCAGAAAATCTATTACATTTATGGATGTTTCAAAGAACGCTACATGAAGTCTGAATCAGAAGCCATCGATTGCTATAAAAAGAGTCTGCAGATTAATATACTCCAGAATGAGAGAGAAAAAAGTGAAACGGCTCTGAGAAGAATTTATTTTAATAAGATGAAGAATGATTTTTATGATGATGAGGCTTTTGCTTTCCTCAGCTTTGTCCATAAGACTAAGGAGGAAAGAAAAGATGCAATTGATAAGAAAAAGCCTTAA